A genomic segment from Agrobacterium vitis encodes:
- the ldtR gene encoding transcriptional regulator LdtR encodes MTTTKIKPQVSAIDHEEQTIRSLYLDSLHLVERLHRRLLDVIKDEFDRQGRNDVNAVQALLLFNIGNSELTAGELRSRGYYLGSNVSYNVKKLVDLGFINHSRSRVDRRSVRISLTPEGQDIAETVAKLYERHVGSIQKVGGIGPDEFNQMNRLLQRLDRFWNDTIAYRM; translated from the coding sequence ATGACCACGACAAAGATCAAACCGCAGGTGTCCGCTATCGATCACGAAGAGCAGACCATCCGTTCTCTCTATCTTGATTCCCTGCATCTGGTGGAGCGCCTGCACCGCCGCCTGCTCGACGTCATCAAGGACGAATTCGACCGTCAGGGCCGCAACGACGTCAATGCTGTTCAGGCTTTGCTGCTGTTTAACATCGGCAATTCCGAGCTGACGGCCGGTGAATTGCGGTCTCGCGGTTACTACCTCGGCTCCAACGTTTCCTATAACGTCAAGAAGCTGGTTGACCTCGGTTTCATCAATCATTCCCGCTCGCGTGTCGACCGCCGTTCGGTCCGTATTTCCCTGACACCGGAAGGCCAGGACATCGCCGAAACCGTCGCCAAGCTCTATGAGCGTCACGTCGGCTCCATCCAGAAGGTCGGCGGCATCGGTCCTGACGAATTCAACCAGATGAACAGGTTGTTGCAGCGTCTCGATCGCTTCTGGAACGACACGATCGCCTATCGGATGTAG
- a CDS encoding class I SAM-dependent methyltransferase, translating to MQYIETVLDGESLVTPDAIAAEVFSPKGKKIDDRERVLAESELALALNIAYQQFEHGRDPAAIIAMMAGALHNLRSKVSPVLWQSLIPMAQNHKVSKYFLEDPFTRWSCVKPRGYSGDAQLLDFIYGHESVANEIAAASPLGLALYDYTKDASSSVAVRERRDLLTQHVDEIATSRGPDAEILTIAAGHLREANRSVALKEGRIKRWIALDQDPVSVGSIRRDFANTCIEPIDGSVRSLLTNQHDLGTFDFVYASGLYDYLNDKVAVKLTKKCLSMLKPNGVFMFANFAEDIVVDGYMETFMNWALLLRSEQDMWRVIHASTPEGDIDAQVRFGANRNIVYGFIRKIG from the coding sequence ATGCAGTATATAGAAACTGTCTTAGACGGCGAAAGCTTGGTCACTCCAGATGCAATTGCAGCAGAGGTTTTTTCGCCAAAAGGCAAGAAAATCGATGATCGCGAGCGAGTTTTAGCGGAATCCGAATTGGCCCTGGCTCTCAACATTGCCTATCAGCAATTTGAGCACGGTAGAGATCCAGCTGCTATCATTGCAATGATGGCTGGAGCGCTTCATAATCTCCGCAGTAAGGTTTCTCCTGTCTTATGGCAGTCACTGATACCGATGGCGCAAAATCATAAAGTATCTAAGTATTTTCTTGAGGATCCTTTTACGCGCTGGTCTTGCGTCAAGCCGCGCGGCTATTCAGGGGATGCACAATTACTTGATTTTATTTACGGCCATGAAAGCGTTGCGAATGAAATTGCCGCTGCTTCGCCTCTCGGGCTGGCGCTGTATGATTACACCAAGGATGCGTCGTCATCTGTCGCCGTACGGGAGCGCCGCGATCTCCTGACCCAGCATGTCGATGAAATTGCCACGTCACGCGGGCCGGATGCAGAAATCCTGACCATTGCCGCAGGCCACCTACGCGAGGCCAATCGTTCAGTCGCTCTGAAAGAGGGCAGAATCAAGCGCTGGATCGCACTGGATCAGGACCCTGTGAGTGTCGGCTCCATCCGTCGGGATTTCGCAAACACCTGCATTGAGCCTATTGATGGATCAGTCCGTAGCCTCTTGACCAATCAGCATGACCTTGGAACTTTCGATTTCGTCTATGCGTCGGGCCTTTATGACTATCTTAACGACAAGGTAGCTGTAAAGCTGACGAAGAAGTGCCTGTCCATGCTGAAGCCGAATGGTGTCTTTATGTTCGCCAATTTTGCGGAAGATATTGTCGTCGACGGCTATATGGAAACCTTCATGAACTGGGCGCTTTTACTGCGCAGCGAGCAGGACATGTGGCGCGTTATTCATGCAAGCACGCCGGAAGGCGATATCGATGCTCAGGTCCGTTTCGGTGCCAATCGCAATATTGTCTACGGCTTTATCCGCAAGATTGGCTAG
- the glyA gene encoding serine hydroxymethyltransferase: protein MANTDAFFSRPLAETDPDIFGAIEKELGRQRHEIELIASENIVSRAVLEAQGSIMTNKYAEGYPGKRYYGGCQFVDIAEELAIERAKKLFGVNFANVQPNSGSQMNQAVFLALLQPGDTFMGLDLNSGGHLTHGSPVNMSGKWFNVVSYGVRQDDNLLDMDAVAESARKHKPKLIIAGGTAYSRIWDWKRFREIADEVGAYLMVDMAHIAGLVAGNQHPSPFPHCHVATTTTHKSLRGPRGGMILTNDEDLAKKFNSAVFPGLQGGPLMHVIAAKAVAFGEALQPEFQDYAAQVVKNAKALSETLVKGGLDIVSGGTDNHLMLVDLRKKNATGKRAEAALGRAYVTCNKNGIPFDPEKPFVTSGVRLGTPAGTTRGFKEAEFIEIGNLIVEVLDGLKVANSDEGNSAVEASVRDKVVGLTGRFPMYPYL, encoded by the coding sequence ATGGCCAATACCGATGCTTTCTTTTCCCGTCCGCTTGCCGAAACCGATCCGGATATTTTTGGTGCGATTGAAAAGGAGCTCGGTCGTCAACGCCATGAAATCGAGCTGATTGCTTCTGAAAACATCGTCTCGCGCGCCGTGCTGGAAGCGCAGGGCTCGATCATGACCAACAAATATGCCGAGGGCTATCCGGGCAAGCGCTATTACGGTGGCTGTCAGTTCGTGGATATTGCCGAGGAATTGGCGATCGAACGCGCCAAGAAGCTGTTTGGCGTCAATTTCGCCAATGTTCAGCCCAATTCCGGTTCGCAGATGAACCAGGCCGTGTTCCTGGCGCTGTTGCAGCCCGGCGATACCTTCATGGGTCTCGACCTGAATTCCGGGGGCCATCTGACCCACGGTTCGCCGGTCAACATGTCCGGCAAGTGGTTCAACGTCGTCTCCTATGGCGTGCGTCAGGACGATAATCTTCTGGACATGGATGCGGTGGCTGAATCCGCCCGCAAGCACAAGCCCAAGCTGATCATCGCCGGTGGCACAGCCTATTCGCGGATCTGGGACTGGAAGCGCTTCCGCGAAATCGCCGATGAAGTTGGCGCCTATCTGATGGTCGATATGGCTCATATCGCCGGTCTGGTTGCTGGCAATCAGCATCCGTCGCCGTTCCCGCATTGCCACGTCGCCACCACCACGACCCACAAGTCGTTGCGTGGCCCGCGTGGCGGCATGATCCTCACCAATGACGAGGATCTGGCCAAGAAATTCAATTCGGCTGTCTTCCCTGGCCTCCAGGGCGGCCCGCTGATGCATGTGATCGCCGCCAAGGCGGTTGCCTTCGGCGAAGCCTTGCAGCCGGAATTCCAGGATTATGCCGCTCAGGTGGTCAAGAACGCCAAGGCTCTGTCCGAAACCCTGGTCAAGGGCGGCCTCGATATCGTCTCTGGCGGTACCGACAACCATTTGATGCTGGTCGACCTGCGCAAGAAGAACGCCACCGGCAAGCGCGCCGAGGCAGCCCTTGGCCGCGCCTATGTCACCTGCAACAAGAACGGCATTCCGTTCGATCCTGAAAAGCCTTTCGTCACCTCGGGTGTTCGCCTCGGCACACCGGCTGGCACGACCCGTGGCTTCAAGGAGGCCGAATTTATCGAAATCGGCAATCTGATCGTTGAGGTGCTTGACGGTCTGAAGGTTGCCAATTCCGACGAGGGCAATAGCGCCGTCGAGGCAAGCGTGCGCGACAAGGTCGTTGGCCTGACCGGCCGTTTCCCGATGTATCCTTACCTGTAA
- a CDS encoding sensor domain-containing phosphodiesterase yields the protein MTVNQKRELARLTSLRNLKILDTLPSESFDRITRIVSEFFGLPVAAVSLTDVDRQWFKSKVGIEHNQIPRFKAPCAEVAETCRPLIVNDFHNDAFYVDSPLGQAGVRFYAGVPLMTTDGYSLGALCVLDNEPHTVGDREMAVLSDMAAMVMAQIEMQHAVGRIEAASGLPNRFQLLSDLADIGRHGASKERLIGVLDLARTMQFDRLSRVMGPSHLDGVIRSVAQFLQRSMGDHTASYHIGAMQFALIPPEDATSESLLPVLERLLSDVGEVGNLRLTMTPSLGVTWFNPGAMEPENVLRSLQSAVQDARDSETGIAFFSDDHDLLHRRNFRLLQDFPVALASQDQLHLVFQPRLSLKTGQAECAEALLRWNHPELGSISPAEFVPVIEASDLVRAMSAWVIDKALSHLAILRGQGIDIRLSINISALNLNEPEFLELLKEKLEKYDVLPGQIEFELTETAMMGETEKSLDLLHALSAHGVRLAIDDFGTGYSSLAYMQKLPADVVKIDRSFVADMAKGNRERVLVRSMIDLSHSLGYEVVAEGVETLEAADLLQTMGCDEIQGFWLSRPMAAEVLPEWLRNRREVADQAARVA from the coding sequence ATGACTGTGAACCAAAAGCGCGAACTGGCAAGACTGACCAGCCTACGCAACCTGAAAATACTCGATACCCTGCCGAGCGAAAGCTTCGACAGGATTACTCGAATCGTATCGGAATTTTTCGGATTGCCGGTCGCGGCAGTGTCGCTGACAGACGTGGATCGCCAGTGGTTCAAGTCCAAAGTAGGAATCGAGCATAACCAAATTCCGCGGTTCAAGGCGCCCTGCGCTGAAGTCGCGGAAACCTGTCGGCCGCTGATCGTCAACGATTTTCATAATGACGCCTTTTATGTCGATAGTCCCCTCGGGCAGGCTGGCGTTCGGTTTTATGCCGGTGTGCCGCTGATGACGACGGATGGTTATTCCCTGGGCGCGCTCTGCGTTCTTGATAATGAGCCTCACACGGTTGGCGACAGGGAAATGGCTGTGTTGTCAGATATGGCGGCCATGGTCATGGCGCAGATAGAAATGCAGCATGCCGTTGGCCGTATTGAGGCCGCCAGCGGCCTGCCCAACCGTTTCCAATTGTTGAGCGACCTTGCCGATATTGGCAGGCACGGCGCTAGCAAGGAACGGTTGATCGGCGTTCTCGATCTGGCGCGCACCATGCAGTTCGACCGGTTGTCGCGTGTCATGGGCCCATCGCATCTGGATGGTGTCATCCGCTCCGTGGCGCAGTTCCTGCAGAGGTCGATGGGTGATCATACCGCCTCCTATCATATTGGCGCGATGCAGTTTGCCTTGATCCCGCCGGAGGATGCCACATCCGAAAGCTTGCTGCCTGTGCTGGAACGCTTACTGTCTGATGTCGGCGAGGTGGGAAATCTTCGTTTGACGATGACGCCCTCGCTTGGGGTGACCTGGTTCAATCCGGGCGCAATGGAGCCTGAAAACGTGCTGCGCTCGCTGCAAAGTGCGGTTCAAGACGCGCGCGACAGCGAAACCGGCATTGCCTTTTTTTCCGACGATCATGATTTGCTGCATCGCCGTAACTTCCGCCTTTTGCAGGATTTTCCTGTCGCTCTGGCGTCTCAGGATCAATTGCATCTGGTTTTCCAGCCGCGGCTGTCTTTGAAAACCGGTCAGGCGGAATGCGCCGAAGCGTTGCTGCGCTGGAACCATCCTGAACTGGGGTCGATTTCACCAGCCGAATTCGTGCCGGTTATCGAAGCGTCCGATCTGGTGCGCGCCATGAGCGCCTGGGTGATCGACAAGGCGCTGTCCCATCTGGCCATCTTACGGGGACAAGGCATCGACATACGATTGTCGATCAATATTTCGGCTCTCAATTTGAATGAGCCGGAGTTTCTGGAACTCCTGAAGGAGAAACTAGAGAAATACGATGTCCTGCCGGGTCAGATCGAATTTGAATTGACGGAAACAGCGATGATGGGGGAGACTGAAAAATCACTCGACCTTCTTCATGCGCTGAGCGCCCATGGCGTCCGGTTGGCGATCGACGACTTCGGCACTGGCTATAGCAGCTTGGCCTATATGCAGAAATTGCCTGCTGATGTCGTGAAAATCGACCGTTCTTTCGTCGCGGATATGGCAAAAGGCAATCGCGAGCGTGTGTTGGTGCGATCGATGATCGACCTCTCGCACAGTCTTGGTTATGAAGTGGTGGCGGAAGGCGTCGAAACGCTTGAGGCCGCTGATCTCCTGCAAACCATGGGATGCGATGAAATTCAGGGCTTCTGGCTGTCGCGTCCCATGGCAGCGGAAGTTCTGCCGGAATGGCTGCGCAATCGCCGTGAGGTTGCCGATCAAGCGGCGCGAGTCGCCTGA
- a CDS encoding RDD family protein, with protein MSFDPNMTTVAPTDWRAYSGVLSRRVFAFIIDYVLVGLLWVPAAVVVFFLGVITLGLGWLLYPILFFIVAGLYFGLSLAGRTQATPGMRAMGIAMIRLDGSKIDFVTAIAHLALFWILNSVLTPLILLAGLFTDRSRLVHDLLLGTAALRAG; from the coding sequence ATGAGCTTCGATCCGAATATGACCACCGTGGCTCCCACCGACTGGCGCGCCTATAGCGGCGTGCTATCGCGCCGGGTCTTTGCCTTCATCATCGACTATGTCCTGGTCGGGCTCCTTTGGGTTCCCGCCGCCGTCGTGGTGTTTTTCCTTGGCGTCATCACGCTTGGCCTCGGCTGGCTCCTGTATCCCATTCTGTTTTTCATTGTCGCGGGCCTTTATTTCGGCCTGTCGCTGGCTGGACGCACTCAGGCCACACCTGGCATGCGGGCCATGGGAATTGCCATGATTCGCCTGGATGGCAGCAAGATCGATTTCGTAACCGCCATTGCCCATCTGGCACTATTCTGGATCCTCAATTCCGTGCTGACGCCGCTGATCCTGCTGGCGGGCCTGTTTACCGATCGCTCGCGACTGGTCCATGACTTGCTGCTCGGCACCGCTGCGCTCCGCGCTGGCTGA
- a CDS encoding DUF6163 family protein, producing the protein MIDDVVHTPKPSLVDLLFVLFLRVVALACLWLGLQFWGLLVGFAGDGLGRFDLMNVPWRIASCGLAVMLPVAGVGLWMTVSWGPVIWVIAASGQILMHAVWPGIFGRDPLIVAFHLIVAVVYIAFRLAILMQKRRRVTA; encoded by the coding sequence ATGATTGATGATGTCGTCCATACGCCAAAACCCAGCCTCGTAGACCTGTTGTTCGTGCTCTTCCTGCGCGTTGTTGCGCTTGCCTGCCTTTGGCTGGGCTTACAGTTCTGGGGCCTGCTGGTGGGCTTTGCCGGTGACGGCCTTGGGCGGTTCGACCTGATGAATGTGCCTTGGCGCATTGCCAGCTGCGGGCTGGCCGTGATGCTGCCGGTGGCAGGGGTTGGGTTGTGGATGACGGTCTCCTGGGGGCCTGTCATCTGGGTGATTGCCGCCAGCGGCCAGATCCTGATGCATGCCGTGTGGCCGGGCATTTTCGGACGCGATCCGCTGATCGTCGCATTCCATCTGATTGTCGCCGTCGTTTATATCGCTTTCCGCCTGGCAATCCTGATGCAAAAGCGCCGGCGCGTCACGGCATAA
- the ribD gene encoding bifunctional diaminohydroxyphosphoribosylaminopyrimidine deaminase/5-amino-6-(5-phosphoribosylamino)uracil reductase RibD, which produces MVREQPDDQRFMAAAMRLGRSHLGQTLTNPSVGCVIVADGTIVGSAVTAIGGRPHAERQALAVAGEKARGATAYVTLEPCSHHGKTPPCADALVEAGVARVVVAVTDPDPRVSGRGLSILTDAGIEVLTGVLEREARYGLAAYLTRQTKQRPHVTLKLALSRDGMIGRAGEGQVAITGPLARTQVQLLRAESDAILVGFGTAKADDPELTVRLAGRHNLSPLRIVLDRRLELPLGSKLVQTAGQVPTVCACGEPSTFTCTESFEACRTALQAAGVDVWPVADLDDLLRQLAVQGMSSLLVEGGAAAAKSFLDTGLVDRIHLYQGPDEIGRSGLASPLTPANIPENFRHLRSVTFGADRFYEYERDF; this is translated from the coding sequence ATGGTGCGCGAACAGCCTGACGATCAGCGGTTTATGGCAGCGGCGATGAGGCTTGGTCGCAGTCATCTGGGACAAACCCTGACCAACCCGTCGGTCGGCTGCGTGATCGTTGCCGATGGAACCATTGTCGGCTCCGCTGTCACAGCGATTGGCGGACGCCCGCATGCAGAGCGTCAGGCCCTTGCTGTGGCTGGCGAAAAGGCCCGCGGTGCGACGGCCTATGTGACGCTTGAACCCTGTTCCCATCATGGCAAGACCCCGCCTTGTGCTGACGCGCTGGTTGAGGCTGGCGTTGCACGGGTTGTGGTTGCCGTCACCGACCCGGACCCGCGCGTTTCAGGCCGTGGCCTGTCCATCCTGACGGACGCGGGAATCGAGGTGCTGACCGGCGTGCTGGAGCGCGAAGCCCGCTATGGTCTCGCCGCCTATTTGACCCGCCAGACAAAACAGCGCCCGCATGTAACGCTGAAACTGGCTTTGTCGCGCGACGGCATGATCGGTCGGGCGGGCGAGGGGCAGGTGGCGATCACCGGACCACTGGCCCGTACCCAGGTCCAATTGCTGCGCGCCGAGAGCGATGCCATTCTGGTCGGGTTCGGCACGGCAAAAGCTGATGATCCAGAACTGACGGTGCGGCTGGCTGGACGGCATAATCTGTCGCCGCTGCGCATCGTGCTCGACCGGCGGCTGGAACTGCCCCTCGGTTCGAAACTGGTGCAAACGGCGGGGCAAGTGCCGACGGTTTGCGCCTGCGGCGAGCCTTCCACCTTTACCTGCACGGAAAGTTTCGAGGCGTGCCGCACGGCGTTGCAGGCTGCGGGCGTTGATGTCTGGCCGGTGGCCGATCTTGACGATCTCCTGCGTCAACTGGCTGTGCAGGGCATGTCTTCCCTGCTGGTCGAAGGTGGGGCTGCTGCGGCAAAGTCCTTCCTGGACACGGGCCTGGTGGATCGCATCCATCTTTACCAGGGGCCGGATGAAATCGGCCGTAGTGGTCTTGCATCGCCGCTCACGCCTGCCAATATACCTGAAAATTTTCGTCATCTGCGCAGTGTGACCTTCGGCGCGGATCGGTTTTATGAATATGAGCGGGATTTCTGA
- a CDS encoding L,D-transpeptidase family protein: MADKIKLVSVSRRALLRGAALVGASTLAGTAMAQSAVDELINARSRGNWDDQFDAQTSRAVASVTSNSPMLSATNLPNLQLAISAYQQIVAQGGWPQVNPSVKLKLGSVDPTVQLLRQRLMISGDLGQEAGMSNSFDTYVDGAVKRFQARHGLPTDGALGEYTLKAMNISADVRLNQLNTNLVRLQAMSGDLGNRYVMVNIPSMSIEAVENDRVALRTNAVVGRIDRPTHSINSKIYEVILNPYWTAPRSIVEKDIVPLMRKDPTYLTRNNIRLFDGKGQEVAPETVDWNAPKAPNLMFRQDPGKINAMASTKINFHNPNNEYLHDTPQQGLFNKLMRFESSGCMRVQNVRDLITWLLRDTPGWNRQEIERVISTRQNNVIKLSQEVPVYIVYITAWSAKDNVVQFRDDIYKRDGDAQLALQTNIGVEQNPGRIEDDNLPQ; the protein is encoded by the coding sequence ATGGCGGACAAGATTAAACTGGTTTCGGTCTCTCGCAGAGCATTGTTGAGAGGCGCGGCATTGGTGGGAGCATCCACGCTGGCCGGGACCGCCATGGCGCAATCTGCCGTCGACGAGCTGATCAATGCTCGCTCGCGGGGCAATTGGGACGACCAGTTCGATGCCCAAACGTCACGTGCTGTCGCCTCGGTGACATCAAATTCGCCGATGTTGAGCGCCACGAACCTGCCGAACCTGCAATTGGCCATTTCCGCCTATCAGCAGATCGTCGCCCAGGGCGGTTGGCCGCAGGTCAATCCCTCGGTGAAATTGAAGCTCGGGTCCGTTGATCCGACCGTGCAGCTACTGCGCCAACGCCTGATGATCTCAGGCGATCTTGGCCAGGAAGCAGGCATGTCCAACTCCTTCGATACCTATGTTGATGGTGCCGTGAAGCGTTTTCAGGCTCGTCACGGTCTTCCAACCGACGGTGCACTCGGCGAATATACGCTGAAAGCCATGAATATCTCTGCCGACGTGCGCCTCAACCAGCTCAATACCAATCTGGTACGCCTGCAGGCAATGTCCGGTGATCTCGGCAACCGGTATGTCATGGTCAACATTCCCTCGATGTCTATCGAGGCTGTCGAAAATGATCGCGTCGCATTGCGCACCAATGCCGTTGTTGGACGTATCGACCGCCCGACCCATTCCATCAATTCCAAGATCTATGAAGTCATCCTGAATCCCTACTGGACTGCGCCGCGCTCGATCGTCGAAAAGGACATCGTGCCGCTGATGCGCAAGGACCCGACGTATCTGACGCGCAATAATATCCGTCTCTTCGATGGCAAAGGCCAGGAAGTGGCTCCGGAAACTGTGGATTGGAACGCGCCAAAGGCGCCGAACCTGATGTTCCGTCAGGACCCTGGCAAGATCAACGCCATGGCCTCGACGAAGATCAACTTCCACAATCCGAACAATGAATATCTGCACGATACGCCGCAGCAGGGGCTGTTCAACAAGCTGATGCGCTTTGAATCCTCCGGCTGCATGCGTGTCCAGAACGTGCGCGATTTGATCACATGGTTGCTGAGGGATACGCCCGGCTGGAACCGTCAGGAAATCGAACGGGTCATCTCGACGCGCCAGAACAACGTGATCAAGCTTTCGCAGGAAGTGCCTGTCTATATCGTTTACATCACGGCGTGGTCTGCCAAGGACAATGTCGTGCAGTTCCGTGATGATATCTACAAGCGTGATGGCGATGCTCAGTTGGCCCTGCAAACCAATATTGGTGTCGAGCAAAATCCGGGCCGGATTGAGGATGACAATTTGCCGCAGTAA
- the nrdR gene encoding transcriptional regulator NrdR, with amino-acid sequence MRCPFCGSDDTQVKDSRPAEDNSAIRRRRICPDCGGRFTTFERVQLRELTVLKKTGRKAPFDRNKLVRSFEIALRKRPVDRDRIERAVSGIVRRLESSGETEISSEQIGLQVLEALKSLDDVAFVRYASVYRDFSHAEDFEQVISEITAKISQDHEPG; translated from the coding sequence ATGCGGTGCCCGTTTTGCGGTTCGGACGATACCCAGGTCAAGGATTCACGCCCGGCGGAGGACAATAGCGCCATCCGCCGGCGTCGGATCTGCCCGGATTGCGGCGGCCGCTTCACTACGTTCGAGCGCGTGCAGCTGCGCGAGCTGACCGTGTTGAAAAAGACGGGTCGCAAGGCGCCTTTCGATCGCAACAAGCTGGTGCGGTCTTTCGAGATCGCCCTTCGCAAACGTCCCGTCGATCGGGACCGGATCGAGCGGGCGGTTTCCGGCATCGTGCGGCGGCTGGAAAGCTCCGGCGAGACGGAAATTTCCTCCGAACAGATCGGCTTGCAGGTGTTGGAAGCGCTGAAAAGCCTCGATGACGTGGCTTTCGTGCGTTACGCCTCGGTCTATCGCGATTTTTCCCATGCCGAGGATTTCGAGCAGGTCATTTCCGAAATTACCGCCAAGATCTCCCAGGATCACGAACCGGGGTAA
- the hemB gene encoding porphobilinogen synthase: MTNKTHLVDDITGHRRMRRNRKADWTRRMVQESRLTVDDLIWPIFLVPGSGIVEPIAAMPGVNRMSVDKAVEAVKEAADLGIPAIATFPNIEMNLRDQTGSHILEANNLLNQATAAIKKAVANIGVITDVALDPFTSHGHDGILRGDDIVNDETVDQVVKAAILQADAGSDIIAPSEMMDGRIGAIRRGLDAAGHQSVGIMSYATKFSSGYYGPYREAISTAGLLKGDKNSYYISPANGTEAVRDAAMDVEEGADMLMVKPGLPYLDICWRLKEAFSLPVFAYQVSGEYAQIKAAGLNGWIDEERVMMETLLCFKRAGCDGILSYFAVEAAKRLAKS; encoded by the coding sequence ATGACCAACAAGACCCACCTCGTCGACGATATTACCGGCCACCGGCGCATGCGCCGCAACCGCAAGGCGGACTGGACGCGCCGGATGGTCCAGGAAAGCCGGTTGACGGTGGACGACCTGATCTGGCCGATATTTCTCGTGCCCGGCAGCGGCATCGTCGAGCCGATCGCCGCCATGCCGGGGGTCAACAGGATGAGTGTCGATAAGGCCGTCGAAGCGGTGAAGGAAGCCGCCGATCTCGGCATTCCCGCCATTGCCACCTTTCCGAATATCGAGATGAACCTGCGCGACCAGACGGGTTCCCATATCCTGGAAGCCAATAACCTGCTCAATCAGGCGACAGCCGCCATCAAGAAAGCCGTCGCCAACATCGGGGTGATTACCGATGTGGCGCTGGACCCGTTCACCAGCCATGGGCATGACGGTATTTTGCGCGGCGATGATATCGTCAATGACGAAACGGTCGATCAGGTGGTCAAGGCCGCCATCCTGCAGGCCGATGCCGGCTCCGACATTATCGCCCCGTCCGAAATGATGGATGGGCGAATCGGTGCCATCCGCCGCGGGCTCGACGCTGCCGGTCACCAGTCGGTCGGCATCATGTCCTATGCGACGAAATTCTCCTCCGGCTATTACGGCCCCTATCGCGAGGCGATTTCCACCGCAGGCCTGCTGAAGGGCGACAAGAACAGCTATTACATCAGCCCGGCCAATGGCACCGAAGCGGTGCGCGATGCTGCCATGGATGTCGAGGAAGGGGCGGATATGCTGATGGTCAAGCCCGGCCTGCCCTATCTGGATATTTGCTGGCGCCTCAAGGAAGCCTTCAGCCTGCCGGTCTTTGCCTATCAAGTGTCAGGCGAATATGCGCAGATCAAAGCGGCAGGCCTGAACGGCTGGATCGACGAGGAACGGGTGATGATGGAAACCCTGCTCTGCTTCAAACGGGCCGGATGCGATGGCATTCTCAGCTATTTCGCCGTGGAAGCAGCAAAGCGGCTCGCCAAAAGCTAA
- a CDS encoding arginyltransferase: MNTQAATSPQFYLTAPAPCPYLAGEMERKVFTHLVGPRAPEMNDLLTQGGFRRSQNIAYRPACETCRACISVRIVAREFQPNRTMRRVAGVNADLTGSVFAAQPSTEQFSLFRTYLDHRHQQGGMSDMSALDFAIMVEDSHVKTKVIEYRLPKLDEDSDRPGELVAVALSDILSDGLSMVYSFFNPAMEKRSLGTFMVLDHIRRANEMGLPHVYLGYWVNGSRKMGYKIRFLPQEHLLSQGWTRYEPESGGEE; the protein is encoded by the coding sequence ATGAACACGCAGGCTGCTACGTCTCCGCAGTTTTATCTGACAGCGCCCGCGCCCTGCCCTTACCTGGCGGGGGAAATGGAGCGGAAGGTCTTCACGCACCTTGTTGGACCACGCGCGCCGGAAATGAACGATCTCCTGACGCAGGGCGGCTTTCGCCGGTCGCAGAATATCGCCTACCGTCCAGCCTGCGAAACCTGCCGCGCCTGCATTTCCGTGCGGATCGTCGCCCGGGAATTCCAGCCTAACCGGACCATGCGTCGCGTAGCAGGCGTCAATGCCGATCTCACCGGCAGCGTCTTTGCAGCCCAGCCTTCGACCGAACAATTCTCACTGTTTCGCACCTATCTTGATCATCGCCACCAGCAGGGCGGCATGTCGGATATGTCCGCGCTCGATTTTGCGATCATGGTGGAAGACAGCCATGTGAAGACCAAGGTGATTGAATATCGCCTACCGAAATTGGACGAGGACAGCGACCGCCCCGGCGAACTGGTGGCCGTGGCGCTATCCGATATCCTCAGCGACGGATTGTCGATGGTTTATTCGTTTTTCAATCCGGCCATGGAAAAACGCTCTCTCGGCACCTTCATGGTTCTCGACCATATCCGCCGTGCCAACGAGATGGGCCTACCCCATGTCTATCTCGGATATTGGGTAAACGGCTCCCGTAAAATGGGATATAAAATCCGCTTCCTGCCGCAGGAACATCTGCTCAGCCAGGGCTGGACCCGTTATGAGCCAGAAAGCGGCGGCGAAGAGTAA